The following is a genomic window from Strongyloides ratti genome assembly S_ratti_ED321, chromosome : 1.
atatatatatattttctttaatattaggtaaaataaaaaagttgttttacaaaaaaaaaaaaatagtgaaagtaaatcataaatatgtcatatttttgaaagaccaggtaaaaaaattatataatttaaaggGATGTCTTTGGCatatttatagttaaaaaatttttttttctaaaaatttaaccaGCCTGTAAGGGATAGACAAAATTTGTACTGAAAGTTAATTCGCACTAAATACAATAGTATAAAATGTAGCTAAATTTAGTTTTAGTGGTAAGATTTTTTGGcgaattttaatgtaaaactatatattataatatagaaaaagatatcatgagaatataaatgataaggaataaaataaagacaCCGTGAATTGAATAAAACAAGAGGGTTGTTTATATCTTATAAAGATAAACGACTTttagatttaaaataaattgttagaTCTTTAGATTGTGTCAAAAGAATTTTGATAGTATTAAAATGgattatattattgttatatgaattttaatataaaataattttcaagaatcgtttttatataaatatatcattttatttgtttttatattctttttaaaagtgcataaaaattgtaatttataTGTAAGAAAACCATTAAATgaagtaatataaaataataatatgttaaCTAAATggtatatattaaaatatatcttgtATAAGGAAaagaacaatttttattgtataattatatatttaaaaaaaaaaaataataaataaaaataaaatgtttttttcaatgttaaaaatattacttaaatataaaataatttttaaagaaatattgctgtgaaaatataattgatagtaaatataaatttctcAAAGAacttataatacttttaaaatttttgaaatttaaaattcttaagatgggaataataataattggtAGTTGATGGTTAAATACATCAAAAATAACCTCTAGAGAATGCCTTATTACGGGTAACAAAAGGGCATTATTTTGAATGTACTGATATAACTTTAACTTATAATCCATAGTATTACACTCACCGAGTATAGTTGATTAAATAAGatttataacaaattatttataatatatttttattttcatttctccataatataacaaaaaaaaaaagaagaaagtttgtgataattttatgtaattataaaaataaaaatatataactttttagtacatattaatactaaatattatttttttttttaactcatcaaaaatttaattttatatagataaaaaaaatttttttaattatttaatattatagtttaaaagtattataaaaattttaaaagctatttttaaagttttctttttttttttttttgatattaaccatagttatttttttatagtaaaaaaatattatttacaattaattaaaattttcaataaatttaaataagatactttaaaataaaaaattcaatgaaataaaatatttcaatttttggtagaaaaaaaaagaagaagacTTTCTATCATAAAACTCAATACCATTTTATTGAAAGTATACTCAATTAATCAATTTtcaagtaataaaaaaattaaatagcataatttattatactctatctttaactataaattcaattttaaattataattaacattttttttttattattttaatgttatacaaaataaaaatatattttattttattaaaatattatgattaataggtatatattttaatatttaaatgatatatttttgttaatataaattttaaattatatgtttattagaattataataaaatgttagtaataatgtatattattaaaatttgttttgttTCTTACTTGAATGTAATAAAACCACTGattgattatttaatattccagtatttttttttaatcacaatatatttttattgaataattatattaaaaaaaactccATTTTCCGGTAATAAATCAGAAGAAAACACTATATAATATCACTCTTgctatctttttattttatcaaatagtGAACATCTTTCATCTATATATCAcagaataaatatttcaagcATTTCAATGTTcagttttatatatttaaagagtaagcaaaatgtatttaaaaaattttattatttgtgggacaaaataaaatttttttttttttaaatattatttgttagtAGGAGTATTtctagaaaaatttttgtctTTATGTAATTTATATACTATAAGAAAAAGCtgaaatgaaatattaaaattatatataatttaatctCCAATGTTCGgacattatattattatcattcaacatagaaaaatttatttatgtatattgcattttatttcttttataaataaaaatttttattttagttattgaaaacctattttatttttaataataatttatttattactaattatttactatatcttttatagtataaatacaaaattatcTCTACTATAAATTTGTATTGAAGAGGTTAATGGATAAACTATTAgtattgtaaatatattatagacACCTTAAAAGGTGTTATTATTAAGACaaaataacatatttaatgttaacatttactatatttagttattatttttatataaatctatagataacatttatatatatatttttttttcaaaataaaaagtttttttactattattattataaattattaaatgataaaaatagtatatttttataatgaataaaattacaagaaatttaattatactttcaataataataataatacttttgtCTTTCATTGCATTTATTAAACATGCATTTTGGACGAATGATAATGGACACATATCAAACTTTAAAATACCTATTATACGTGTAAGTCCATTTGATGATAAagtaagttaaaaatatattatattttaaaattattatatataatattttatttgttagaTTTCAACATCTTTCACTGAAACTGAAATAAAACCAAGAACAAATGTAACATTAGTAACAGCATTACTAGAGATTGGTCGAAGTAACTGGACATTTTATGGAAGGCCTTTAGATAGATATCAAGAATATTTTAGTGTTTTACTTCAATTAGATATGGATATGATAATTTATGTAACATTAGAACATTatgaaattgttaaaaatgttaGAACAAGTATAGGATTATGGGATAaaacaaaagtttttattataacattaaaagatttacctttatttaaatatttaaataaaatgaggcaaattattgataatgaaAGAAAAGATGGTggttggaaaaaaaattgggATATAGTTATGAAAAGGCATCCAGAGTCATCATCAGCTGAGTATGATTTAGTTGTCAATTCAAaaccatattttttatataatgctACCATTGAAAATCCTTTTAATAGTTCATTATTTGTTTGGTTAGATGCAGGATATTGTCATGGAGAAAAGGCATGTTttccaaaatattttaaatggtaTCCAACAATAATGAAAGGAAAAATatcaatgataaaattaactccagataatgataaaatagaAGATTATacaattgataaattatatcGTAAAGATTGGGCTGGTATAAGTGGTGGATTTATTGGTGGAGATTTAATAtctcttaaaaaattttattactatcattttcaaaaaatattagaattattatataaaaattatgttgaTGATGATCAAACAGTTATACTATTACTTATCAAAGAAATgccaaatttatttaatttagaGTATGGTGATTGGTTTGATgcttttaaacttttttaataaaaaaaaaaataaatttttatttattatcttaGTAGTAATGATAAACATTTTAgtatatttcattatttgtataatttttacttgGATAACATTGTTTTAAACATTGATTAGTAAAACAACAATATAAATAgattttattcatattacATCCATTATTACAACAatcatttttcattttttctatatcaCCAATCATACATGGTTTTGGTTCATTAGCAAATGCACATGCTTTAATCATATATTGTTGTAACTTATTACCACACAATTTTTCAATGACAGTCTCtccattaaaaaataatagaataataataaaatttaataaatatattttcttcatatttctaagaaaatattttttcttttgaaattaatagaaatatatatttattttaaaagaaatattttaatataatagaatattataataatttttttatttattttatcacatatttataaaatgaaattatatatatatatttttcaaattatttataaaatttaatttttatcttataataattatatttgttattaattaaaaaaaaaaaaattcttttttgattcttagataaaaacaaacaacaagaaaaaaaaaactataatttaatattaaaattcaatcttttattttttaaaattttataaaatatgcatttatattttttataataattttgataatatattttaccaTACTTCACcattattatatcttttaccAGGATAACAACGATCCAAACATGATTTTGTCCAACAACATTCTTTCTTAACATCATTAAGAGTACAACCCTTCTTACAGCATATGTTGTTTAGCACATCATTAGCATTATCTTTTAAACAAGGTGTTTTTTCACCAGCAAAACCACATGCCATTGagataaattttgttaaatcaTTACCACAATAACGTTTTGAGTTAACATATGTCATCAATGATaatgataacaaaattataataaaaatattttgccAATACATGATTGTAATTGTTGTCTACCTCAAAAAtaacatttcttttatactaaaaatttttagttaaaaagtttatacaaaaaaataattatttatatgaaatattattctaaatgaaattgatcttattaaatgtatgaataaaaaaaaatatatatatatatacatacagataaataaacaaattattacatttaatttgtttataacttttctttaaattgtttttcaaattatcaatttactataaaatattattctaaatatatttaaaagaatgtGTATGTATTGTGTGTATGTATGATAAGTTGTTTACTATCACTATATAACTTggtttcaaatttttattcttccTCTAGCTTTGTACTAATGTCATTGCATTTTCATAATCAAAATGATATGGAAAGTTTACATAACATTGATAGTATGTCATAATagataatataaacaaaataggAAATAATACTCTTGCTATTGTATCAATCATTGATGAAGAGTTTTCATGAATTCCCAATGGATCACCAAGTTtttgctaaaaaaaaattttataatttaaatatatttatataatcatatataataaaaaaaaggatttaaaaaaaatttacatgaTCAAGAAGCCAAAAATAAATTCTCCATCCAATTGAATCACTTTTAAAATGTTCAATTgattgaataaaattatgttcATTTGATATAATTTCAGTTGTCTTTCTTTTAGCcttcaataatttttcattttctttatttttattataaattgaaaaTCTTCCACCATCTGTTCTGGagaatgatttaaaaattttaccagattttatatcattattctCAATTTTCCTTCCTTCCTCAAGTCCCTCTGATATACATTCAAGGATAtgattatcattattaacttttttatatgtattcATTTTGATtggtttaaattttttttgatatggTCTATTATAATGTCTACTACCTAAAAAATGATGTTttggtatatttttaattaaattttttatcttttctttttcagATCTTTGAATTTCTGGATCAGCTGTATGAAATTTTGTTGTTATATGGACAGCTGTAAATTCAATTATACAACCAAATATTGCTCCATAAcataatgttataaaaatatctaatcCTGTTGGGAAACTAACTCTTGGTGAATCACTTTTATAATCTAATGATATAAGTGTCATTGTTAAAAAACTTGTAGCACCAAGGGCAATTCTATCACCGGTTGCCTCACGATTTATCCATAAAGCAACCCATAATAGGAGAACAATTAATGAACAtggtatataataattaattatataataaccAAAATGTcgggtaaaaaaaaattgtacttCTAGGATTGAAAAATTTGAGTTATCTTTTGTtattgaattattaaataatttaaaaccTGTTAATTCAAATTGTGGAAGTTCTTTTAATGCAACTACATCAAACTCAACACCTCTTgtttcatcattttttttccatttatatatcatttcaGAGGTATTATAAGCATAACTTccaattattaatttacatACTTGTCGATCTAGTGGAAATCTATATAAACTCATATAACATTTTGCTTTAATTGTAAGTCTAGatgaatataatattgaaCCATCAGATGATAGTCTTACCAATCTATTTGGTGTTGTCATTGTATGTAAATATGAATTTTGTCCATTCCAAAATACAGTTTTTGGTATCCATATTTTATCTAACATTGAACTAGCCAGggataatgttttatattgtaaatttgaaaattttaatcttttatctTTCCATGTTTGTCTAAAGTAACAATTAAATTcataattctaaaaatatattttaataaaaagtatatattatattaaatgataaacaaACATACATCTGTCATCTCAGAAATTGGTCCCATAGTCCTAACAAATATATCAATATGTAttcttgtttttttaaaacttccATATTTTGGATgtaaatgtttattataattttttaataaagaatttaataattgtgtAACAGTTGTAGCatttgaaattaattttggTTTCGGTTtagatattaatttttttaatgaattagaATTTTGATTTGTTAGTTTATTTCGTGTATAATTGTTAGTTAGAACAgatgttaaatttaaactaTTTGTAATCATGCAAAAGCAATGAATTAATAGAAagttttgtatatataaaattgacAGTAacatataagaaaaaattattttaaaatctagAAGTGttgaaagattttttaatcttgatatatatatatataataactatTTTCATATGGGATTTGATTAATCTTCTttgatgttttaaaaataaacaaaagttaaaagtaataaatatttttttaaattttgtcagaattttatatagaatatttaaatatataagattTATGTAATATTAGTGAAGACATCTGCTATTCAAATTTAtcaatcaaaatattaaacttaaacaatctttcttttttatctttaataagaatattattatatgtatattattatgatattgtttttaccttatcttaaaaagtgataattaaacaattcaaatgttttaatcttttgccaaatattcattataataatcttaaagctgtcataaatatatttgttcaAACAAACTTATCATATTTTCAAATGATAGACAGATGCCAAATTAAGTTTgaattgtatatataaataaaacgaaagaatcaaaattatttgaaattatcatgttatttatcaaacatttattttgataGTTTCTTTTCTTATCTTATTCATAGTTATGaaagaataaattattttatcattcatatataaaacgattctttataattacgattttatttttaaattataaaatttacaaatttgTTCTATTACTTTAGTatgattaattataatatatgaaaaaaaaaggtcATTTAGTTTaccatatttaaaaatacactAACACTTAATAAACTCTTTTAgcatataaaatgatatatatatattatattgctGCCAACCACATACTATTTTAAGGACTAATTACAATTAACGTCTGGTTATAGTTTACTATTATAGTTAGTTAaaactatatttaaaaactgtTTGAGCCGGTTTGTGCCATTCATTGATATATATgtgtatataatatatatatttaatcaaaGACACCgcttaatttaaatttactgTCTATATTTGATTGATacaaaagaatatattttttctttaattttcttGCCACAATTTATGAAGACATATATAAAATgcaacatttttaaaaatatataatattacttagtaaaaatgaatatCATTATTCTAATATAAATACTCATTTACATGTATCtatttatattcaatattataattaatcaaactatatttaaaaacttttattgcCATTAACTTgaatatacattaaaaatttgatgatacgattaaataatttatataaatacatttttttttttattaacactatatacaatatcaaaatattttgtaataaaatgtttataatatgTAGACGGCATAAAAACTTCttaatgaatatattaacattCTTTCATATATGTatagatttttaaatatatctttttttttatataatattttgtaaatatttaattgaatttatattaatattattttattgtgacttaatatatttctataaaattgtcagaaacatttaaaaaaaaagtttcttaaaattaattatttttttttttaaatttaatcataCTTTTAtgtatcataaaaataatgatttgtgacaaaaaatcatatatatttttaaatttacctaatattatacattcaaacatatattaaagaatatatGTCTTTggcatttaaaaaaaaaatattatgtaatttaattgtatttgGGTACTACAAAATTTGTATCATATAAATGATTAACCATTGTTTGTAGGGGGAAATGATTACAAATATGACGAGTTTGTCTCCTTCATATTCTCATGcgttgaaataaaaaattgtaatctCAAAACACCATTTActcataataataattatttatttatcttttgatacatttttataaatttacttcttttttattttgttgtaATTATGATACTCTTTTACCtatcataatatttcaagtatcaaaagataattttccttatgaattttatattaaacttCTTTCTTTATTAGCATATCactaattttattactactatctttttttttcttactttttcttattacaaaatattttataaattttcttttgatttttttttaatttttctttttctctctttaattagtaatttttaacaaacatagtttaaattttacCTCTTCctcttataataattattcatattattatactttgTATCATACTAATACTTATAAATTGATTGATGACTGATGACatttataaagtaattaataaaaaatcaacatattgttataactttaaaaaaaaaaaagttttttttactttctaatgttaatatttattttttttttcatcacattataattatatgtaaatttctaaaactataaatatcaaataaatacctctaataatttttaaaaataaaacctttaaaaattataaaactcTCAATCTTTATTACTTAGCATGCTTCAAAacaaaaatcaaataaatatttaaatactaTAAACTTTCTTTTTACCATGATATCATCtctttttttgaatttcCTAACATCCAAATATAACTTTcacttttaaaaagtttactaATCTATTACAACCTAATAAATCACTTTTTGATGTTAAAAACAGATAAGacttttcattttaaaatattaccaCATTAtgttaaatgtttaaaaactttttaatttatctttttaaaccttattgtaataaagaaatatttttaatcagttgatttaatatttctcttctttttctttttttttaaatttatttaaatatttgaaattataaataataattactCTTTTAGATATTTGAATTTCTTTTTGcaaatgtaaaataattataatgttttttttttattaaagaaatattatagtatttatatattcaaaaatgtaaataataaaagatgttcttttttataatataattaaacgaataatttattttataaatgttgttaagaaaattttataatgataattaaaGTTATCCTTTtgatgaataatttttataaccatattatataatttaaatttaaatatatatatgtgtaaGTGTTTCTAGccaattattatataattatttttttttttataaaatgatcaatttttttttatatcattcaAAATGAATAGCTTAaacaaacttttaatatttaccaTTACCTATTTAATCaacttatattttatgtCCTTATACAAAGTTAATACAAATCttacataatattttgacctgtaaacattaatattattacttaaCTGATTAGCTTTCCTTTAAAGAAAGCATAGGCAAACTATAGGGAAGTATTTTCATTCTcacaattatatttatcatttctaTTTGATTACTATTTTATAACTCTTTTCATATATGAGAATTCATTTTAATGGCGTCTATTAGAAGactaaacatttaaaaatttttttaaataatatgcctttttaaatatattgcCGATTTTCTCTCTACAACAATCATAGTAAAACCAtctcatttttataatatattttatatataactgttatattttattttaaaaatattaatatacttttaatcacccttttaaaattttgttgataTTTCAATTACATCATagacaataaaatataataaaaaaaatattaagaatatttttaataatttgaaaaattttttagtatatattatatgatttgtctttaaaagtttttaatatagatttatattaaaaattacctAGATATAGGGTGATTCTCCTTCTGAAGGTCAATTTCCCTCCAGCTTTCTTCGGTCAGTAGGTTTtcttttgtcttttttttttacatcttCATTTGATATCCAATGGATGTTAATGATCACCTATAAATAGGATGTCGATTAGGTGTTTTATCTTTAGTAGAGGTATTTTAAATAAGGATACATTTTTGAATCTatcatatttcttattacCTCATTAAACTAtctttaataacaataaagttattttaaatttctttaccataatcattattttattttaataaaatttaaatttaaaaaaaaggtaatcattatctaaattatattttaaaaaattatttaacattttaattattatttattatgattatttaatataaataattaactatTTCAAGGTTTACTTTACCTTTAAAAATACCTTTTCCGAAGGTTAGAAATTTCAAATATCTTCAGAAacactttttctttttaccaaatttttttcattatatatattatttaaaaatttaattactcTGTTAAATATGTATTAGACGAGAATTCTAAGGTGACACACcataaatagttttttttttattttaatgaccacccttaaaatttttacatagaATTCTATTGTTtcataaaaagtataatttatattgaaGATATGTCtaactaatatatttttctgaATGTCCAATTGCACCAGGGTACTCATTGTACGAGACTCATATATTTTAGTGGCATTTTTGAAACTACAAAGAATATAAATACTGATTTTTATGTTTCTTTATGAGTCTTGTAATAAAACAAAGAATtctgaatattttaatatcatatctaaatgtatatatatataaatatattttaatttatttcatttatacaatattatttttatttaaactatattttaaagtttttacttttaaatctttttgatttttttaatttattataataattaaaaatgtttagttaattaaatttttttcatattatttatattatatctataaaataaaaaattattttaataaaacttttaaataacaacaatagtaatttagtttaaatcataaaatatttaaacaaaataatatattatatattgtaattaaaaagtaaaaactcaataaaatatatatatatttatttatatatatatttttaaatcaaagttttacaaaacttttctttgtccattttatttatataaatttatatcatattattattttgttcattattattattaaatgatgttacataaattacattatatatttaaaaattgaacatCTTTTGTTATCTTTAAATTCACACAGCTGTTATCCAAACTTTCGCCATTAGAACTTTTacctttttattttcaatttattttcttgttGTCCTCTTTAATATCATCTGTTCTTTTTTCAGGTTTTAACAATTACcgaaaatttatataatattatataggaataattaaaatatttatatatattaaagattacctactaattatataaaaattaaacaaaaaaaaaaaaaagaattat
Proteins encoded in this region:
- a CDS encoding Insulin-like domain-containing protein; the protein is MTYVNSKRYCGNDLTKFISMACGFAGEKTPCLKDNANDVLNNICCKKGCTLNDVKKECCWTKSCLDRCYPGKRYNNGETVIEKLCGNKLQQYMIKACAFANEPKPCMIGDIEKMKNDCCNNGCNMNKIYLYCCFTNQCLKQCYPSKNYTNNEIY
- a CDS encoding Gamma-aminobutyric acid A receptor/Glycine receptor alpha family and Neurotransmitter-gated ion-channel transmembrane domain and Neurotransmitter-gated ion-channel family and Neurotransmitter-gated ion-channel ligand-binding domain-containing protein gives rise to the protein MITNSLNLTSVLTNNYTRNKLTNQNSNSLKKLISKPKPKLISNATTVTQLLNSLLKNYNKHLHPKYGSFKKTRIHIDIFVRTMGPISEMTDNYEFNCYFRQTWKDKRLKFSNLQYKTLSLASSMLDKIWIPKTVFWNGQNSYLHTMTTPNRLVRLSSDGSILYSSRLTIKAKCYMSLYRFPLDRQVCKLIIGSYAYNTSEMIYKWKKNDETRGVEFDVVALKELPQFELTGFKLFNNSITKDNSNFSILEVQFFFTRHFGYYIINYYIPCSLIVLLLWVALWINREATGDRIALGATSFLTMTLISLDYKSDSPRVSFPTGLDIFITLCYGAIFGCIIEFTAVHITTKFHTADPEIQRSEKEKIKNLIKNIPKHHFLGSRHYNRPYQKKFKPIKMNTYKKVNNDNHILECISEGLEEGRKIENNDIKSGKIFKSFSRTDGGRFSIYNKNKENEKLLKAKRKTTEIISNEHNFIQSIEHFKSDSIGWRIYFWLLDHQKLGDPLGIHENSSSMIDTIARVLFPILFILSIMTYYQCYVNFPYHFDYENAMTLVQS
- a CDS encoding HtrL protein family-containing protein, encoding MNKITRNLIILSIIIIILLSFIAFIKHAFWTNDNGHISNFKIPIIRVSPFDDKISTSFTETEIKPRTNVTLVTALLEIGRSNWTFYGRPLDRYQEYFSVLLQLDMDMIIYVTLEHYEIVKNVRTSIGLWDKTKVFIITLKDLPLFKYLNKMRQIIDNERKDGGWKKNWDIVMKRHPESSSAEYDLVVNSKPYFLYNATIENPFNSSLFVWLDAGYCHGEKACFPKYFKWYPTIMKGKISMIKLTPDNDKIEDYTIDKLYRKDWAGISGGFIGGDLISLKKFYYYHFQKILELLYKNYVDDDQTVILLLIKEMPNLFNLEYGDWFDAFKLF